In Rhinopithecus roxellana isolate Shanxi Qingling chromosome 4, ASM756505v1, whole genome shotgun sequence, a single genomic region encodes these proteins:
- the LOC104666183 gene encoding popy class I histocompatibility antigen, alpha chain E isoform X1 codes for MALRTLLLLLSALTKTWAGSHSLKYFHTSVSRPGRGEPRFISVGYVDDTQFVRFDSDAASPRMEPRASWIEQEGPEYWDQETRSARDTAQTFRVNLKTLRGYYNQSEAASHTLQWMHGCDLGPDGRFLRGYEQFAYDGKDYLTLNEDLRSWSAVDTAAQISEQKSNDGSETEHQRVYLEDTCVEWLRKYLEKGKETLQYLNPPKTHVTHHPVSDHEATLRCWALGFYPAEITVTWQRDGEDQTQDTELVETRPAGDGTFQKWAAVVVPSGEEQRYTCHVQHEGLPEPLTLRWEPSSQPCIPIMGIITGLVLLGAVVTGAVVAAVMWRRKSSGRKGGSYSQAVCSDSAQGSDESLIAYKA; via the exons ATGGCACTAAGAACCCTACTTCTCCTGCTCTCGGCCCTTACCAAGACCTGGGCGG GCTCCCACTCCTTGAAGTATTTCCACACTTCCGTGTCCCGGCCCGGCCGCGGGGAGCCCCGCTTCATCTCCGTGGGCTACGTGGACGACACGCAGTTTGTGCGGTTCGACAGCGACGCCGCGAGTCCGAGGATGGAGCCGCGGGCGTCGTGGATAGAGCAGGAGGGGCCGGAGTATTGGGACCAGGAGACACGGAGCGCCAGAGACACCGCACAGACTTTCCGAGTGAACCTGAAGACCCTGCGCGGCTACTACAACCAGAGCGAGGCCG CGTCTCATACCCTCCAGTGGATGCATGGCTGCGACCTGGGGCCGGACGGGCGCTTCCTCCGAGGGTATGAACAGTTCGCCTACGACGGCAAGGATTATCTCACCCTGAATGAGGACCTGCGCTCCTGGTCCGCGGTGGACACGGCGGCTCAAATCTCCGAGCAAAAGTCAAATGATGGCTCTGAGACGGAGCACCAGAGAGTCTACCTGGAAGACACATGCGTGGAGTGGCTCCGCAAATAcctggagaagggaaaggagacgCTGCAGTACCTGA ACCCCCCCAAGACACATGTGACCCACCACCCCGTCTCTGATCATGAGGCCACCCTGAGGTGCTGGGCCCTGGGCTTCTACCCTGCGGAGATCACAGTGACCTGGCAGCGGGATGGGGAGGACCAGACCCAGGACACGGAGCTTGTGGAGACCAGGCCTGCAGGGGATGGAACCTTCCAGAAGTGGGCAGCTGTGGTGGTGCCTTCTGGAGAGGAGCAGAGATACACGTGCCATGTGCAGCATGAGGGGCTGCCGGAGCCCCTCACCCTGAGATGGG AGCCGTCTTCCCAACCCTGCATCCCAATCATGGGCATCATTACTGGCCTGGTTCTCCTTGGAGCTGTGGTCACTGGAGCTGTGGTTGCTGCTGTgatgtggaggaggaagagctcag GTAGAAAAGGAGGGAGCTACTCTCAGGCTGTGT GTAGCGACAGTGCCCAGGGATCTGATGAGTCTCTCATAGCTTATAAAG CCTGA
- the LOC104666183 gene encoding patr class I histocompatibility antigen, alpha chain E isoform X2 translates to MALRTLLLLLSALTKTWAGSHSLKYFHTSVSRPGRGEPRFISVGYVDDTQFVRFDSDAASPRMEPRASWIEQEGPEYWDQETRSARDTAQTFRVNLKTLRGYYNQSEAASHTLQWMHGCDLGPDGRFLRGYEQFAYDGKDYLTLNEDLRSWSAVDTAAQISEQKSNDGSETEHQRVYLEDTCVEWLRKYLEKGKETLQYLNPPKTHVTHHPVSDHEATLRCWALGFYPAEITVTWQRDGEDQTQDTELVETRPAGDGTFQKWAAVVVPSGEEQRYTCHVQHEGLPEPLTLRWEPSSQPCIPIMGIITGLVLLGAVVTGAVVAAVMWRRKSSEMGFHCVGQTGLELLTS, encoded by the exons ATGGCACTAAGAACCCTACTTCTCCTGCTCTCGGCCCTTACCAAGACCTGGGCGG GCTCCCACTCCTTGAAGTATTTCCACACTTCCGTGTCCCGGCCCGGCCGCGGGGAGCCCCGCTTCATCTCCGTGGGCTACGTGGACGACACGCAGTTTGTGCGGTTCGACAGCGACGCCGCGAGTCCGAGGATGGAGCCGCGGGCGTCGTGGATAGAGCAGGAGGGGCCGGAGTATTGGGACCAGGAGACACGGAGCGCCAGAGACACCGCACAGACTTTCCGAGTGAACCTGAAGACCCTGCGCGGCTACTACAACCAGAGCGAGGCCG CGTCTCATACCCTCCAGTGGATGCATGGCTGCGACCTGGGGCCGGACGGGCGCTTCCTCCGAGGGTATGAACAGTTCGCCTACGACGGCAAGGATTATCTCACCCTGAATGAGGACCTGCGCTCCTGGTCCGCGGTGGACACGGCGGCTCAAATCTCCGAGCAAAAGTCAAATGATGGCTCTGAGACGGAGCACCAGAGAGTCTACCTGGAAGACACATGCGTGGAGTGGCTCCGCAAATAcctggagaagggaaaggagacgCTGCAGTACCTGA ACCCCCCCAAGACACATGTGACCCACCACCCCGTCTCTGATCATGAGGCCACCCTGAGGTGCTGGGCCCTGGGCTTCTACCCTGCGGAGATCACAGTGACCTGGCAGCGGGATGGGGAGGACCAGACCCAGGACACGGAGCTTGTGGAGACCAGGCCTGCAGGGGATGGAACCTTCCAGAAGTGGGCAGCTGTGGTGGTGCCTTCTGGAGAGGAGCAGAGATACACGTGCCATGTGCAGCATGAGGGGCTGCCGGAGCCCCTCACCCTGAGATGGG AGCCGTCTTCCCAACCCTGCATCCCAATCATGGGCATCATTACTGGCCTGGTTCTCCTTGGAGCTGTGGTCACTGGAGCTGTGGTTGCTGCTGTgatgtggaggaggaagagctcag agatggggtttcactgtgttggccagactggtcttgaactcctgacctcgtga
- the LOC104666183 gene encoding patr class I histocompatibility antigen, alpha chain E isoform X5 yields the protein MALRTLLLLLSALTKTWAGSHSLKYFHTSVSRPGRGEPRFISVGYVDDTQFVRFDSDAASPRMEPRASWIEQEGPEYWDQETRSARDTAQTFRVNLKTLRGYYNQSEAASHTLQWMHGCDLGPDGRFLRGYEQFAYDGKDYLTLNEDLRSWSAVDTAAQISEQKSNDGSETEHQRVYLEDTCVEWLRKYLEKGKETLQYLNPPKTHVTHHPVSDHEATLRCWALGFYPAEITVTWQRDGEDQTQDTELVETRPAGDGTFQKWAAVVVPSGEEQRYTCHVQHEGLPEPLTLRWEPSSQPCIPIMGIITGLVLLGAVVTGAVVAAVMWRRKSSAAAPGVPVTMKDRFITLMIVVMGI from the exons ATGGCACTAAGAACCCTACTTCTCCTGCTCTCGGCCCTTACCAAGACCTGGGCGG GCTCCCACTCCTTGAAGTATTTCCACACTTCCGTGTCCCGGCCCGGCCGCGGGGAGCCCCGCTTCATCTCCGTGGGCTACGTGGACGACACGCAGTTTGTGCGGTTCGACAGCGACGCCGCGAGTCCGAGGATGGAGCCGCGGGCGTCGTGGATAGAGCAGGAGGGGCCGGAGTATTGGGACCAGGAGACACGGAGCGCCAGAGACACCGCACAGACTTTCCGAGTGAACCTGAAGACCCTGCGCGGCTACTACAACCAGAGCGAGGCCG CGTCTCATACCCTCCAGTGGATGCATGGCTGCGACCTGGGGCCGGACGGGCGCTTCCTCCGAGGGTATGAACAGTTCGCCTACGACGGCAAGGATTATCTCACCCTGAATGAGGACCTGCGCTCCTGGTCCGCGGTGGACACGGCGGCTCAAATCTCCGAGCAAAAGTCAAATGATGGCTCTGAGACGGAGCACCAGAGAGTCTACCTGGAAGACACATGCGTGGAGTGGCTCCGCAAATAcctggagaagggaaaggagacgCTGCAGTACCTGA ACCCCCCCAAGACACATGTGACCCACCACCCCGTCTCTGATCATGAGGCCACCCTGAGGTGCTGGGCCCTGGGCTTCTACCCTGCGGAGATCACAGTGACCTGGCAGCGGGATGGGGAGGACCAGACCCAGGACACGGAGCTTGTGGAGACCAGGCCTGCAGGGGATGGAACCTTCCAGAAGTGGGCAGCTGTGGTGGTGCCTTCTGGAGAGGAGCAGAGATACACGTGCCATGTGCAGCATGAGGGGCTGCCGGAGCCCCTCACCCTGAGATGGG AGCCGTCTTCCCAACCCTGCATCCCAATCATGGGCATCATTACTGGCCTGGTTCTCCTTGGAGCTGTGGTCACTGGAGCTGTGGTTGCTGCTGTgatgtggaggaggaagagctcag ccgccgcgcctggggTACCTGTGACAATGAAGGACAGATTTATCACCTTGATGATTGTGGTGATGGGGATCTGA
- the LOC104666183 gene encoding popy class I histocompatibility antigen, alpha chain E isoform X4, with protein sequence MALRTLLLLLSALTKTWAGSHSLKYFHTSVSRPGRGEPRFISVGYVDDTQFVRFDSDAASPRMEPRASWIEQEGPEYWDQETRSARDTAQTFRVNLKTLRGYYNQSEADPPKTHVTHHPVSDHEATLRCWALGFYPAEITVTWQRDGEDQTQDTELVETRPAGDGTFQKWAAVVVPSGEEQRYTCHVQHEGLPEPLTLRWEPSSQPCIPIMGIITGLVLLGAVVTGAVVAAVMWRRKSSGRKGGSYSQAVCSDSAQGSDESLIAYKA encoded by the exons ATGGCACTAAGAACCCTACTTCTCCTGCTCTCGGCCCTTACCAAGACCTGGGCGG GCTCCCACTCCTTGAAGTATTTCCACACTTCCGTGTCCCGGCCCGGCCGCGGGGAGCCCCGCTTCATCTCCGTGGGCTACGTGGACGACACGCAGTTTGTGCGGTTCGACAGCGACGCCGCGAGTCCGAGGATGGAGCCGCGGGCGTCGTGGATAGAGCAGGAGGGGCCGGAGTATTGGGACCAGGAGACACGGAGCGCCAGAGACACCGCACAGACTTTCCGAGTGAACCTGAAGACCCTGCGCGGCTACTACAACCAGAGCGAGGCCG ACCCCCCCAAGACACATGTGACCCACCACCCCGTCTCTGATCATGAGGCCACCCTGAGGTGCTGGGCCCTGGGCTTCTACCCTGCGGAGATCACAGTGACCTGGCAGCGGGATGGGGAGGACCAGACCCAGGACACGGAGCTTGTGGAGACCAGGCCTGCAGGGGATGGAACCTTCCAGAAGTGGGCAGCTGTGGTGGTGCCTTCTGGAGAGGAGCAGAGATACACGTGCCATGTGCAGCATGAGGGGCTGCCGGAGCCCCTCACCCTGAGATGGG AGCCGTCTTCCCAACCCTGCATCCCAATCATGGGCATCATTACTGGCCTGGTTCTCCTTGGAGCTGTGGTCACTGGAGCTGTGGTTGCTGCTGTgatgtggaggaggaagagctcag GTAGAAAAGGAGGGAGCTACTCTCAGGCTGTGT GTAGCGACAGTGCCCAGGGATCTGATGAGTCTCTCATAGCTTATAAAG CCTGA
- the LOC104666183 gene encoding popy class I histocompatibility antigen, alpha chain E isoform X3 has translation MALRTLLLLLSALTKTWAGSHSLKYFHTSVSRPGRGEPRFISVGYVDDTQFVRFDSDAASPRMEPRASWIEQEGPEYWDQETRSARDTAQTFRVNLKTLRGYYNQSEAASHTLQWMHGCDLGPDGRFLRGYEQFAYDGKDYLTLNEDLRSWSAVDTAAQISEQKSNDGSETEHQRVYLEDTCVEWLRKYLEKGKETLQYLNPPKTHVTHHPVSDHEATLRCWALGFYPAEITVTWQRDGEDQTQDTELVETRPAGDGTFQKWAAVVVPSGEEQRYTCHVQHEGLPEPLTLRWGRKGGSYSQAVCSDSAQGSDESLIAYKA, from the exons ATGGCACTAAGAACCCTACTTCTCCTGCTCTCGGCCCTTACCAAGACCTGGGCGG GCTCCCACTCCTTGAAGTATTTCCACACTTCCGTGTCCCGGCCCGGCCGCGGGGAGCCCCGCTTCATCTCCGTGGGCTACGTGGACGACACGCAGTTTGTGCGGTTCGACAGCGACGCCGCGAGTCCGAGGATGGAGCCGCGGGCGTCGTGGATAGAGCAGGAGGGGCCGGAGTATTGGGACCAGGAGACACGGAGCGCCAGAGACACCGCACAGACTTTCCGAGTGAACCTGAAGACCCTGCGCGGCTACTACAACCAGAGCGAGGCCG CGTCTCATACCCTCCAGTGGATGCATGGCTGCGACCTGGGGCCGGACGGGCGCTTCCTCCGAGGGTATGAACAGTTCGCCTACGACGGCAAGGATTATCTCACCCTGAATGAGGACCTGCGCTCCTGGTCCGCGGTGGACACGGCGGCTCAAATCTCCGAGCAAAAGTCAAATGATGGCTCTGAGACGGAGCACCAGAGAGTCTACCTGGAAGACACATGCGTGGAGTGGCTCCGCAAATAcctggagaagggaaaggagacgCTGCAGTACCTGA ACCCCCCCAAGACACATGTGACCCACCACCCCGTCTCTGATCATGAGGCCACCCTGAGGTGCTGGGCCCTGGGCTTCTACCCTGCGGAGATCACAGTGACCTGGCAGCGGGATGGGGAGGACCAGACCCAGGACACGGAGCTTGTGGAGACCAGGCCTGCAGGGGATGGAACCTTCCAGAAGTGGGCAGCTGTGGTGGTGCCTTCTGGAGAGGAGCAGAGATACACGTGCCATGTGCAGCATGAGGGGCTGCCGGAGCCCCTCACCCTGAGATGGG GTAGAAAAGGAGGGAGCTACTCTCAGGCTGTGT GTAGCGACAGTGCCCAGGGATCTGATGAGTCTCTCATAGCTTATAAAG CCTGA